In the Gossypium raimondii isolate GPD5lz chromosome 9, ASM2569854v1, whole genome shotgun sequence genome, one interval contains:
- the LOC105799902 gene encoding peptidyl-prolyl cis-trans isomerase PASTICCINO1, translating to MASEEDTEQSYVPQKKKSESEDDKRRKKIVPGSLMKALMRPGGGESNPSDGDQIIYHCTVRTLDGVVVESTRSEHGGKGIPIRNVLGKSKMILGLLEGIPTMLKGEVAMFKMMPQMHYGEEDCPVPAPSSFPKEDDLHFEIELIDFSKAKVVSDDLGVLKKVIDEGQGWESPREPYEVKAWISAKTGDGKLIMSHTEGEPYFFTFGKCEVPKGLEMGIGTMTRKEKAVVYVTNQYLTPSPLLPMIEGYEEVHFEVELVHFIQVRDMLGDGRLIKRRLHDGKGDFPMDCPLHDSLLRVHYKGMLLNEEKTVFYDTRVDNQGEPLEFSSGEGMVPEGFEMCVRLMLPGEIALVTCPPDYAYDRFSRPPSVPEGAHVQWEIELLGFEMPKDWTGLNFQEIMDEAEKIRVTGNRLFKSGKFELAKAKYEKVLREFNHVNPQTDEEGKVFLDTRNSLHLNVAACFLKMGECRKSIDACNKVLDATPVHAKALYRRGMAYMAAGDFEEARSDFQMMIKVDKSSEPDATAALAKLKKQEQEVERKARKQFKGLFDKKPGEIAEVQVEDRAGREITGENQKNDLSAPLLERDDSQHFNEADGGQYGMGWFYSLWPPGRRTFSALGLDRCTIL from the exons ATGGCGTCAGAGGAAGATACCGAGCAGAGCTATGTACCGCAGAAGAAGAAATCGGAGTCTGAGGATGACAAGAG GAGAAAGAAAATTGTTCCTGGAAGCCTAATGAAAGCTTTGATGAGACCTGGAGGAGGAGAATCAAATCCTTCAGATGGTGATCAG ATTATATATCATTGCACGGTTAGGACATTGGATGGAGTTGTCGTTGAGTCAACGAGATCAGAACATGGAG GGAAAGGTATTCCGATAAGAAACGTATTGGGCAAGAGCAAAATGATATTGGGCTTGTTGGAAGGGATTCCAACAATGCTGAAGGGTGAAGTGGCAATG TTCAAAATGATGCCTCAAATGCACTATGGGGAGGAGGATTGCCCTGTTCCAGCTCCTAGTAGTTTCCCCAAAGAAGATGATCTCCATTTTGAGATTGAGTTGATAGATTTCTCCAAAGCCAAG GTTGTGTCTGATGATTTGGGGGTTTTAAAGAAG GTGATAGATGAAGGACAGGGTTGGGAATCACCAAGGGAACCATATGAAGTAAAAGCTTG GATTTCTGCAAAGACAGGTGATGGGAAATTGATTATGTCACACACTGAAGGAGAACCATATTTCTTTACTTTTGGGAAATGTGAG GTACCTAAAGGTCTTGAGATGGGAATAGGAACAATGACACGGAAAGAGAAGGCGGTAGTTTATGTTACCAATCAATACTTAACCCCATCTCCTTTATTGCCCATGATAGAAGGCTATGAAGAAGTTCATTTTGAAGTTGAGCTTGTCCACTTCATCCAG GTGAGGGACATGCTGGGAGATGGTCGCCTAATTAAACGACGACTACATGATGGAAAAG GGGACTTTCCCATGGATTGCCCACTTCATGACAGTCTTTTACGAGTCCATTACAAGGGCATGCTTCTTAATGAAGAAAAGACAGTGTTCTATGATACAAGAGTTGATAACCAGGGTGAACCTTTGGAGTTCAGTTCCGGAGAAGGGATG GTGCCTGAGGGATTTGAAATGTGTGTCCGTTTGATGCTACCTGGGGAGATTGCTCTTGTCACATGCCCTCCTGACTATGCATATGACAGATTCTCAAG GCCACCTAGTGTTCCTGAAGGCGCTCATGTTCAATGGGAAATTGAGCTTCTTGGTTTTGAGATGCCAAAG GATTGGACTGGTTTGAACTTTCAGGAAATAATGGATGAAGCAGAAAAAATTCGAGTGACG GGTAACCGACTCTTCAAATCGGGAAAATTTGAACTTGCCAAGGCAAAATATGAAAAG GTGCTTCGGGAGTTCAATCATGTTAATCCACAAACGGATGAGGAAGGAAAAGTGTTTTTAGACACAAGA AATTCTTTACATCTGAATGTAGCTGCGTGCTTCCTCAAAATGGGAGAATGCAGAAAGTCCATTGACGCATGTAATAAG GTTTTAGATGCAACGCCTGTACATGCAAAGGCACTATACCGTCGTGGAATGGCTTACATGGCAGCTGGAGATTTCGAGGAAGCAAGAAGTGATTTCCAAATG ATGATCAAAGTTGATAAGTCATCAGAACCAGATGCAACTGCAGCTCTAGCAAAACTGAAGAAGCAAGAGCAG GAAGTAGAGAGGAAGGCTCGGAAACAATTTAAAGGATTATTTGACAAGAAGCCAGGAGAAATTGCAGAAGTTCAAGTTGAAGATAGAGCTGGGCGTGAGATCACTGGTGAAAACCAGAAGAATGATTTGTCGGCGCCATTATTAGAAAGAGACGATTCTCAACATTTTAATGAAGCTGATGGTGGTCAATATGGAATGGGCTGGTTTTACAGCTTGTGGCCTCCTGGGAGAAGAACATTTTCAGCTCTTGGCCTTGATAGATGTACCATACTCTAA
- the LOC105799905 gene encoding 18.1 kDa class I heat shock protein — protein MSMIPRMYYGGHSVYEPYYQQQAVWDPFQEVPHGGSSLVAAASPESRFELTKLDLKETPEAHVFKAELPGLKKNEVKVEVEEGRVLCIRGEKSVEKEVSGGTWHRVERSSGAFVRRFRLPEDAKLDKLTACLERGVLTVTVPKKEHKHPPKRTIQIHVQ, from the coding sequence ATGTCCATGATTCCACGTATGTATTACGGTGGGCACAGTGTTTACGAGCCTTACTACCAGCAGCAAGCAGTTTGGGATCCGTTCCAAGAAGTCCCGCACGGCGGGAGCAGCTTGGTTGCGGCTGCTTCGCCCGAATCACGGTTCGAGCTTACGAAGCTAGACTTGAAGGAAACCCCGGAAGCTCACGTGTTCAAAGCGGAGCTTCCAGGGCTGAAGAAGAACGAGGTGAAGGTGGAAGTAGAGGAGGGGCGAGTTCTCTGCATTCGCGGGGAGAAGAGCGTGGAGAAAGAAGTGAGCGGCGGGACGTGGCATCGCGTTGAACGCAGCAGCGGTGCGTTCGTAAGGCGTTTCAGGTTGCCTGAGGATGCGAAGCTTGATAAGCTGACGGCGTGTTTGGAGCGGGGGGTGCTCACCGTCACAGTTCCTAAGAAAGAGCACAAACACCCCCCTAAAAGAACCATTCAGATCCATGTCCAGTAA
- the LOC105799906 gene encoding uncharacterized protein LOC105799906, producing MGFGSKSERSSNPQQSSKTGKEKVHLPHAGLRLKNNEKLNVKNGITFPYGNLPGEIVKNQIQSTLVETKPFGNCQGQHLKSKPTKEDELVRYMSNLPGYLQRVDSSDNLQEKALNVGVLDWARLEKWKYHRKHIPTITGNDVSSTSTILTSKTDTKSASFSSAVTKVASANKSKQHSSASSSPTSPQKGGIPRGAKPSTPKVRHYQDIDTASKSILDQQKKTSKRNKSFGKIHSDVILEKGKKKELDQKITPEMGNMSSNMSNHGVSPLPKETASVCNGGTKKRVEKRRETDVNIKDLDQKSTSNLEASLSKSRSYAAPLGPSKTLSAESNKTKNKEMEESKIDLTHQFSPGERKNVVLLPRSARGSFSEELRDGTLNEAKRNSFSYDLLQKDHFLELCSDVPHSCPLPSGVERNPETRIMAQGLKPSSDASSRSVLNSTGNIRSQGKCSAENKIKSQDAHVETLKILEEEMAELTTKGSRTSSPNRRFSFSLSRLSRSFSFKESSAVPQMNPGYVSVKSGPVRSDSSGFLDDMNRDKLNGHTRTRSSPLRRVLDPLLKSKGLNSFRSTDTVQTSKGGLNSSNPGTVNTNESFQAEKLGRSMIKALLEVATKNGLPLFRFVVIDGSNMLATTMRSLASSAKGGSDQIYVFSSVSEIKKSGSWISKGNKDKKCGYIYNIIGQMKISDSHISDLVKESVLFSVEQRQADQASAKFTPSTELAAVVIKIPGESNVQQVEDIMNNGSTESLATYGCTCNFIENSSSNITTAILPGGVHSLPNKGIPSPLIDRWRFGGLCDCGGWDVGCKLHILSNQNCSCCKNSRMYQACPDPNHLELYPQGEAQQDMPIFSLVPHKNGIYAIEFSSSITALQAFFISVTIISCWKSSGFPEFGDLPEGKLIKETMFNGSLGMDNKQTVALGTMPARYAPNPPHSPVGRV from the exons ATGGGATTTGGTTCAAAGTCAGAAAGGAGTTCAAACCCACAGCAAAGTTCAAAGACAGGGAAGGAGAAAGTTCACTTGCCTCATGCAGGCCTGAGGTTAAAGAATAATGAGAAGTTAAATGTAAAGAACGGTATTACTTTTCCATATGGTAATCTGCCAGgtgaaatagtaaaaaatcaaattcaaagcaCCTTGGTTGAAACAAAACCTTTTGGGAATTGCCAGGGCCAGCATCTCAAGAGCAAGCCAACAAAAGAAGATGAGCTTGTTAGGTACATGTCAAACTTGCCGGGTTACCTACAGCGTGTAGACAGTTCAGATAACCTTCAAGAGAAGGCATTGAATGTCGGAGTTCTGGATTGGGCACGTCTAGAAAAATGGAAGTACCACCGAAAGCATATCCCAACAATAACTGGCAATGATGTATCATCCACAAGCACCATTTTAACATCGAAAACAGATACCAAGTCCGCTTCCTTTTCTAGTGCTGTTACCAAGGTTGCCTCTGCCAATAAAAGTAAGCAACACTCTTCAGCTTCCTCAAGTCCTACCTCACCTCAAAAGGGTGGCATTCCTCGAGGTGCAAAACCATCTACTCCAAAGGTTAGACACTATCAAGATATTGATACTGCTTCCAAGAGTATCTTGGATCAGCAGAAGAAGACATCCAAGAGAAATAAATCCTTCGGCAAAATTCATTCCGATGTAATTCTTGAGAAGGGGAAGAAAAAAGAGTTAGATCAGAAAATCACTCCAGAAATGGGAAATATGTCATCAAACATGAGTAACCATGGGGTCTCACCTCTGCCAAAGGAAACTGCAAGTGTTTGTAATGGTGGAACGAAAAAGAGAGTAGAGAAAAGGCGGGAAACTGATGTAAACATAAAGGACTTGGATCAAAAAAGCACTTCAAATCTGGAGGCTTCTTTGTCGAAATCCAGAAGTTATGCAGCTCCACTGGGTCCTAGCAAAACACTAAGTGCTGAGAGCAACAAAACTAAGAACAAAGAGATGGAGGAATCCAAAATTGATCTTACTCATCAATTTTCCCCTGGTGAGCGCAAGAACGTTGTTCTTCTTCCAAGATCTGCCCGAGGCAGCTTTTCTGAAGAACTCCGAGATGGGACTTTGAATGAAGCAAAACGGAATAGCTTTTCCTATGACCTACTTCAGAAGGATCATTTTCTGGAATTATGTTCTGATGTTCCTCATTCTTGTCCACTTCCTTCTGGAGTTGAGAGGAATCCTGAAACTAGAATTATGGCACAAGGTCTGAAGCCTTCTTCTGATGCATCTAGTAGGTCTGTGTTAAATAGCACAGGAAATATAAGATCTCAGGGCAAGTGTTCTGCAGAGAACAAGATCAAGTCTCAGGATGCTCATGTTGAAACTTTAAAGATACTGGAAGAAGAAATGGCTGAATTGACTACCAAAGGAAGCAGAACTAGCTCACCAAATCGCCGTTTTAGTTTCAGCTTAAGTCGTCTGAGTAGAAGTTTCAGTTTTAAGGAAAGTTCTGCAGTCCCACAAATGAACCCCGGTTATGTTTCTGTCAAGTCTGGCCCAGTGAGGTCTGATTCTTCTGGTTTTCTGGATGATATGAACAGAGATAAGTTGAATGGCCATACCAGAACTAGATCCAGCCCCTTAAGAAGGGTGCTAGATCCACTACTGAAGTCCAAGGGCTTAAATTCCTTCCGATCCACTGACACTGTTCAGACATCAAAAGGAGGCTTGAACTCCTCTAATCCAGGGACCGTTAATACAAACGAATCCTTTCAGGCAGAAAAGTTGGGGCGATCAATGATTAAAGCTCTTCTAGAGGTTGCAACAAAGAATGGACTCCCACTGTTCAGATTTGTTGTCATCGATGGCAGTAACATGCTTGCAACTACCATGAGAAGTCTAGCATCATCTGCCAAGGGGGGATCTGATCAGATTTATGTATTCTCTTCAGTTAGTGAAATTAAGAAGAGTGGCAGCTGGATAAGTAAAGGAAACAAGGATAAAAAATGTGGCTACATCTACAATATCATTGGACAAATGAAGATTTCGGACTCTCATATTTCAGATTTGGTAAAGGAGTCTGTTCTGTTCAGCGTGGAGCAAAGACAAGCAGATCAAGCATCAGCGAAGTTTACGCCAAGTACTGAGCTTGCTGCTGTTGTCATCAAAATACCTGGTGAAAGCAATGTACAGCAGGTTGAAGATATAATGAATAATGGCTCTACAGAATCTTTGGCTACATATGGATGCACTTGCAACTTTATAGAAAATTCGAGCTCCAATATTACTACTGCCATACTTCCTGGTGGTGTCCACAGCTTGCCTAACAAAGGAATACCTTCCCCATTGATTGACCGGTGGAGATTTGGTGGATTATGTGACTGTGGAGGTTGGGATGTCGGTTGTAAATTACATATTCTCTCCAACCAGAACTGCAGTTGCTGTAAGAATTCAAGGATGTATCAAGCATGCCCGGATCCCAACCATCTTGAACTTTATCCACAG GGAGAAGCACAACAGGACATGCCTATCTTCAGCTTGGTTCCACATAAAAATGGAATCTATGCAATTGAGTTCAGTTCATCAATCACTGCATTACAAGCGTTCTTTATCTCAGTAACAATTATAAGTTGTTGGAAATCCTCTGGTTTTCCGGAATTTGGTGACCTGCCTGAAGGAAAACTTATAAAGGAGACAATGTTTAATGGCAGCCTTGGGATGGACAACAAACAAACCGTTGCCCTTGGAACCATGCCTGCAAGATATGCTCCGAACCCACCACATTCCCCGGTTGGGAGAGTATAG
- the LOC105799907 gene encoding uncharacterized protein LOC105799907 isoform X2 produces the protein MAIQGSSFCYNANVNCMPCSSTNCFKGLRCLSQPLPIPKPCITVVAKASRGNKTKFPAPFRQNPHVLLSMLCQAEGDDVEGNLSAESIISDEQTLQRDLQIAIEEENYAEAAKIRDDLRVLHEDSKASVLAANSRFYDAFRRGDLATMQNLWAKGDDVCCVHPAANGISGYDFIMESWEIVWMNYEFPLEIELKNVRVHVKGDFGYVTCMEFVKTTKGNNWGAQFVTNVFERINGEWYICIHHASQADL, from the exons ATGGCAATCCAAGGATCTAGCTTTTGCTACaat GCAAATGTTAATTGCATGCCATGTTCAAGCACTAATTGTTTTAAGGGACTTCGTTGCTTGTCTCAACCACTTCCAATTCCAAAGCCATGCATTACGGTAGTAGCTAAGGCTTCAAGAGGAAACAAGACCAAGTTTCCGG CACCCTTCAGACAAAATCCACATGTGCTACTGTCGATGCTTTGTCAAGCCGAAGGCGATGACGTGGAGGGTAACCTGAGTGCTGAAAGCATCATATCGGATGAACAAACCTTACAGAGGGACCTACAGATTGCCATCGAGGAAGAAAACTATGCTGAAGCAGCAAAAATCAGGGACGATCTACGAGTCCTACATGAGGATAGTAAGGCTTCTGTACTGGCAGCAAATTCGCGGTTTTATGATGCTTTTAGGAGAGGGGATCTAGCCACAATGCAGAACCTTTGGGCGAAAGGAGATGATGTTTGTTGCGTGCACCCAGCGGCAAATGGGATATCTGGTTATGATTTCATAATGGAAAGCTGGGAAATTGTGTGGATGAACTATGAATTTCCGCTAGAAATAGAGCTGAAAAATGTTAGGGTTCATGTTAAAGGAGATTTCGGGTATGTTACATGCATGGAATTTGTGAAGACAACAAAAGGTAACAATTGGGGGGCACAGTTTGTAACAAATGTGTTTGAGAGGATTAATGGTGAATGGTATATATGCATTCACCATGCTTCTCAAGCTGACTTGTGA
- the LOC105799907 gene encoding uncharacterized protein LOC105799907 isoform X1 — MAIQGSSFCYNANVNCMPCSSTNCFKGLRCLSQPLPIPKPCITVVAKASRGNKTKFPGQCLSKLPNGRPPPFRQNPHVLLSMLCQAEGDDVEGNLSAESIISDEQTLQRDLQIAIEEENYAEAAKIRDDLRVLHEDSKASVLAANSRFYDAFRRGDLATMQNLWAKGDDVCCVHPAANGISGYDFIMESWEIVWMNYEFPLEIELKNVRVHVKGDFGYVTCMEFVKTTKGNNWGAQFVTNVFERINGEWYICIHHASQADL, encoded by the exons ATGGCAATCCAAGGATCTAGCTTTTGCTACaat GCAAATGTTAATTGCATGCCATGTTCAAGCACTAATTGTTTTAAGGGACTTCGTTGCTTGTCTCAACCACTTCCAATTCCAAAGCCATGCATTACGGTAGTAGCTAAGGCTTCAAGAGGAAACAAGACCAAGTTTCCGGGTCAGTGCCTCTCCAAGTTGCCTAATGGAAGACCTC CACCCTTCAGACAAAATCCACATGTGCTACTGTCGATGCTTTGTCAAGCCGAAGGCGATGACGTGGAGGGTAACCTGAGTGCTGAAAGCATCATATCGGATGAACAAACCTTACAGAGGGACCTACAGATTGCCATCGAGGAAGAAAACTATGCTGAAGCAGCAAAAATCAGGGACGATCTACGAGTCCTACATGAGGATAGTAAGGCTTCTGTACTGGCAGCAAATTCGCGGTTTTATGATGCTTTTAGGAGAGGGGATCTAGCCACAATGCAGAACCTTTGGGCGAAAGGAGATGATGTTTGTTGCGTGCACCCAGCGGCAAATGGGATATCTGGTTATGATTTCATAATGGAAAGCTGGGAAATTGTGTGGATGAACTATGAATTTCCGCTAGAAATAGAGCTGAAAAATGTTAGGGTTCATGTTAAAGGAGATTTCGGGTATGTTACATGCATGGAATTTGTGAAGACAACAAAAGGTAACAATTGGGGGGCACAGTTTGTAACAAATGTGTTTGAGAGGATTAATGGTGAATGGTATATATGCATTCACCATGCTTCTCAAGCTGACTTGTGA